TGCTTAAGTCAAGGCTGAAAATACCCATAATTGATTTTGCATCAACAACATAACGCCCGGATGAAAGGTCAATATCAAAGTCGTATTTGTTTACAATATTTACGAAGTCTTTAACATCATTAATGGATTTTAGCATAATATTAAAAGATTTCATTGTACATCCCCCTTTTTTTAAATATACTAAATAGTGTGTAACTAATTCATAAGTACTTGAAATAATTAGTACCTGTAAATATAATATCCTGTTTGAGTATA
This portion of the Bacillota bacterium genome encodes:
- a CDS encoding HPr family phosphocarrier protein, which translates into the protein MKSFNIMLKSINDVKDFVNIVNKYDFDIDLSSGRYVVDAKSIMGIFSLDLSKPIKVEAHTDDCDVFCEEIKKYMV